Part of the Caulifigura coniformis genome, CCTTTTTCTTGATCACCTCCGCGCCGCTGCCGCGAGTCCGCTTTTCGACTTCGGCGATCATCGCGCTCGAAGCGCCCGGCCACTTCTCGAGCGGCAGGCCCGCCACCTGCGCGGCCGACCAGACCGGGACCATGCTGTCGCCATGCTCGCCGAGGATGACGGCCGACACCTGCATTGGTGGAACATTGAGCCGCGCTGCGAGGAGGCTGCGCAGGCGCACGGTATCGAGGACCGTTCCCAGCCCGAGCACTTGTGTTGCCGGGAGGCCGAGTTCCTTGATCGCGAGATAGGTCAGGACGTCAACGGGGTTGGAAACGACGAACACCAGGGCATCTTTCTTGAGCCCGGCCTTCTTCATGTCGGCAAGAATCGTGCGGAACAGAGCGACGTTCCGGTTGATGAGGTCCAGGCGGCTTTCGTCGGGTTTGCGCCGCAGGCCCGCGGTGATCACGATGCAGTCGGCCGTCTTGTAGTCGTCGTTGGTGCCGGCTCGTACGGTCTGGTCGGCCATCAGGGCGGCGCCGTGCAGGATGTCGAGCGCCTGACCTTCGGCCAGGTCCTGGTTGACGTCCAGCAGGACGATTTCGCGGACGATTTTTCCGGCCTGGAGGGCAAAGCCCGCGCACGATCCGACGAGACCCCCACCTCCGACAATCGCAACCTTCATGGTGAGCTCGCAACCTCGTGAATCTGAATGGACGTTAAACCGGCCGGTCGACGGCGGTTTCCGGAAGGGCGGCCATTCCGGTCGCCACGGCCCGGGGAGTCTACATGAAATCGCTGGCGGGAAAACAAGTCGGGGAGAGTGGGCGGCTCGGCCGACGGGTTCTGGTGGCCGCGGGAGTCTACAATCTCGTCTGGGGATTGTTCGTCATCCTTCGGCCGCTGGCATTCTTCGAATGGACCCGGTTCGAGCCGCTGCCGAATTATCCGGAACTCTGGCAGTGCATGGGGATGGTGATCGGCGTTTACGGAATCGGTTACCTGATCGCCGCGAGTGACCCTGTGCGGCATTGGCCGATTGTGCTGGTTGGACTGCTGGGGAAAATCTTCGGACCGATCGGTTTTGTCTGGACGGCGGCCGGTGGAAAGCTGCCCTGGAGCTTTGGAGTGATGCTCCTCACGAACGACCTGATCTGGTGGGCGCCGTTCGGAATCATTCTGCACCAGGCCTGGATTCATCATCGGGAGTCAGCCGAATGCCAGCGACTTCAACCACCTCGCCGTGGACAGGTTTCCGCAGTGTGAGCGGCCGGACGCTACAGGACATCTCAGACGAGAAGCCGACCCTGCTGGTCTTCCTGCGGCATGCCGGCTGCACTTTCTGTCGGGAAGCCCTGGCGGATCTTCATGCGCGACTGGGTGAGATCGAAGCCCTTGGCTCGCAGGTTGCGATCGTCTACCAGGAATCTCCGGAGGGGATGCGGCCGCTGATCGAGAAGAACGATCTGGCCCGGGTCGAGCAATTCTCGGATCCGGACCGCAGTCTGTACGAGGCGTTCCAGCTTCAGCTTGGGAGAGTCCGGCAGTTGTTCAATTTCAAGACGCTCGTTCGCGGATTCCAGGCCGCCATCACGAGCGGGCACGGATTCGGCGCCGTGACGAGCAATGTCTATCAGCTTCCGGGCGCATTTCTCGTCCATCGCGGGCGGGTGCTCCGCGAGTTCCGGCATCAGTCGGCCTCCGATCGTCCGAACTATTCGGAAATGGCCTGTCCGATCTGACGATTTCGATGCGGCAGGCAGCGGGGGCGGGGCCGCATCAGGCGCTTTGCCAACCCATGCCGTTTCCGGTACATCAACGTTGGTTGATGGCAGTGCGCCATTCAATCCAGACGCACGATTGCAGGGGAGGTCATGATGAACCGGTGGGTCATTCTCGCGGCAGCCGGGTTATTGCTGTCGATCGTTGGACAGGCCTCGGCCCAGTCTGAAGGCGCGCCTCTTCCGAACATCGTGTTCATCATGGCTGATGATCTCGGCTATGGAGACCTCAGCTGCTACGGACAGAAGAAGTTCAAGACGCCGAATATCGACCGTCTCGCGGCCGAGGGCCTTCGCTTCACCGACTATTACGCCGGGGCCACAGTGTGCGCTCCGTCCCGCTGCGTGCTGATGACCGGCCTGCACACCGGACATTGCTACATCCGCGGGAACAGCAAGCTTTCGCTCCGAGCCGGTGACGTCACCGTCGCGGAAATGCTTCAGAAGGCTGGGTACACCTGCGGGCAGTTCGGGAAATGGGGGCTCGGCGGCGAGAAAACCGGCGGGATGCCGACGAAGCAGGGGTTCAACACCTTCTATGGCTATCTTGACCAGCACCACGCCCACAACTATTTCCCGACCTTCCTCATCCGGAACACCGAGCGCGTGCCGCTGACGAACGTGGTGCCGGAAGAGGATCCTCTTGGCGGCGGCGTAGCGACCGAGCGGAACCAGTATTCGCCCGACCTCATCTTCGGCGAGGCCTTGAAGTTCCTCGACGACAACAAATCAAAGCCCTTCTTCCTCTATCTCTCGATCACCCTCCCGCACGCCAATAACGAGGCGAAGCAGAAAGGGATGGAGATTCCGGATTACGGCAGCTTCAAGAACGAAGACTGGCCCGATGCCCAGAAGGGGCTCGCCGCCATGATTCGTCGGCTCGACGACCAGGTCGGCGAAGTGCTCGACAAGCTCAACGAACTGGGCCTCGATGGCAAGACGCTCGTGATGTTCACGTCTGACAATGGTCCACACCGAGAGGGGGGCAACAATCCCGACTTCTTCGATTCCAACGGTCCTTACCGGGGCATCAAGCGCGATCTTTATGAAGGGGGGATTCGCGTTCCTCTTCTCGCCCGATGGCCGGGCCGCATTGCGAAGGGGACGACGACCGCTTACCAGGGCTATCACGGCGACATGTTTGCGACGTTCTGCGACCTCGCCGGAATTCGGACGCTCCCCGATCTCGACAGCCTCAGTCTGGCTCCGCTCCTGCTGGGGCGACCCGAGGATCAGCAGACTCACAAGTACCTGTATTGGGAGTTCCACGAGCGGGGCTTCACCCAGGCCGTCC contains:
- a CDS encoding lactate/malate dehydrogenase family protein gives rise to the protein MKVAIVGGGGLVGSCAGFALQAGKIVREIVLLDVNQDLAEGQALDILHGAALMADQTVRAGTNDDYKTADCIVITAGLRRKPDESRLDLINRNVALFRTILADMKKAGLKKDALVFVVSNPVDVLTYLAIKELGLPATQVLGLGTVLDTVRLRSLLAARLNVPPMQVSAVILGEHGDSMVPVWSAAQVAGLPLEKWPGASSAMIAEVEKRTRGSGAEVIKKKGGAGFAVGVSIADVVHSIALDQRRVLPVSTLQNGCYDLQDVAISVPTIVGRKGILGHVEVDLWPKERVALQHSGVVLRETIDKVLKG
- a CDS encoding alkyl hydroperoxide reductase, producing MKSLAGKQVGESGRLGRRVLVAAGVYNLVWGLFVILRPLAFFEWTRFEPLPNYPELWQCMGMVIGVYGIGYLIAASDPVRHWPIVLVGLLGKIFGPIGFVWTAAGGKLPWSFGVMLLTNDLIWWAPFGIILHQAWIHHRESAECQRLQPPRRGQVSAV
- a CDS encoding peroxiredoxin-like family protein; amino-acid sequence: MPATSTTSPWTGFRSVSGRTLQDISDEKPTLLVFLRHAGCTFCREALADLHARLGEIEALGSQVAIVYQESPEGMRPLIEKNDLARVEQFSDPDRSLYEAFQLQLGRVRQLFNFKTLVRGFQAAITSGHGFGAVTSNVYQLPGAFLVHRGRVLREFRHQSASDRPNYSEMACPI
- a CDS encoding arylsulfatase, encoding MMNRWVILAAAGLLLSIVGQASAQSEGAPLPNIVFIMADDLGYGDLSCYGQKKFKTPNIDRLAAEGLRFTDYYAGATVCAPSRCVLMTGLHTGHCYIRGNSKLSLRAGDVTVAEMLQKAGYTCGQFGKWGLGGEKTGGMPTKQGFNTFYGYLDQHHAHNYFPTFLIRNTERVPLTNVVPEEDPLGGGVATERNQYSPDLIFGEALKFLDDNKSKPFFLYLSITLPHANNEAKQKGMEIPDYGSFKNEDWPDAQKGLAAMIRRLDDQVGEVLDKLNELGLDGKTLVMFTSDNGPHREGGNNPDFFDSNGPYRGIKRDLYEGGIRVPLLARWPGRIAKGTTTAYQGYHGDMFATFCDLAGIRTLPDLDSLSLAPLLLGRPEDQQTHKYLYWEFHERGFTQAVRHGEWKAVRDGGEKGKLQLYNLIDDPGETTDLAATDKEVARQMALFMKDAHVDSRDWPIRTEKKKPQAKADAK